In Corylus avellana chromosome ca8, CavTom2PMs-1.0, the genomic stretch AATGCGGCTGATTCCACGTAAATCGGGAGACTTCATTTGGGAAAAGTCTCCGGACGCGTAGCAGCTCTCGAACTTAATTGAGACAACATTCCTCACTatttcaaaataatatctattttatgAACATAATTTAAAGTTTTGTATATTTAATAATgtacataattttatattatttaaaacttttttgaaATGTGTTAGTATTAACTTGATATACACTCTTAAATGCATCAACTTttaattttgaccataaaatgaataatatcaatttcatttaaaatgaaatgaatattaTTCATGTGCTAGTCctcctataaaaataaaataaaaattgaagtctCAACAATGTGATCACCATTGATGTGCATCGTTACATGCTATAAAATCTAATATGAACCATGAAGTAATCCCTctctatttcaagtgaaatgaagaTAATCTTATTCCCATAAAAGAGCTCAAACATAATTGAACCATTTGTGTCCTAATAATTTGTGTTGAAAAATGCATGAAATACTACAGCTCATTTACAAATTCTGAAGACAANNNNNNNNNNNNNNNNNNNNNNNNNNNNNNNNNNNNNNNNNNNNNNNNNNNNNNNNNNNNNNNNNNNNNNNNNNNNNNNNNNNNNNNNNNNNNNNNNNNNcacccccatggcctaggaGTGGCCTCGCGCCACCCCCAGCCACCCATGGGATGGCCACCGGCGAGCCGCCCCATGAGGTGGCTTCTCCTCCAactatcattttttaaaaataaataaatgtttttattatttataaccAGGTGAATTGGGTTTATTTTTGTGTTCCTAGATGACTTTAGACCCTCGGATGTTTTGAATGGCTAAgatctcaaaaaatgagattctccaattgtaaGCAATTGGAGGGGATTCTCATCCTAGTGATTGACATAGTAGTAGACTTACAAACTCATGTAGCAGTCCATGTCAACAATaaccaaatttaattatttagtaagtGATATACTAAGTGCCATGTGGACAATTATGTCAATCAGTAAGAAActtgtagtaaaaattatagtacGCATAGCAACATTAGTTTGTTTTGCTTGTCCATCATTTAAGTTGGTGTACACTACTCCGCTGGTGTAAGAATGTAAATTGGTTAGGAAGAGACCATAAGGGTAACTTGTGGGAGTGCAAAGATTGCACATGTCATGATCATCACCCAGGTTCACTAATATATTTCATGCAGACAGACTGCtgtttgtaaataaataaaccagCGCATGTGCATGATCAGCCATCCCTAGCAATGCCATCAGCTGGTGGGAATGGGAATGGTATGTATTAATccattttgttttccatttgtGAGATTAGAGTGGAAAAAGTATTAAGGACATAAAGGCAAAGAATATGATCACCCACTAAAAGCACTACTAGTACTGATAGCAACAAGGCAAACAGGGTGGTAATGATGATGGTATGGAGGACCCCATTCTGTCCACAATACATGTGATGAGAAAGATGACATTCTTGGTATCATACAAAATTCACTGCATTGAATAGAATGATAAGAGTTTCAAATGCCAAGAAAAATGCACAGGAATTCATGCAACACACTATAAAGAACCAGATGATATGATCGATTTCACGAGGAGATCTGCCATCAATTTATGATACATTGATGATACGAGAATAAAACTTCCCTGAAAAGTTGGATATTATGTTTATCCTCGCTTATCAGAAgttaaaatacaagaaaaagtaCATCAAATTGCCTGCAAAAAGATGTTGAATTGCACCTGGAAGAACCAAAGAGCTGCACTTAACCCATAACCATTTTTGTAATCCTTcctagagaaaatttatatacactttgatgtagattgataagaacatccaatacataattaCCATTTAATCTTGACTATGATAACAATAATAAAGGAATGCCAACAATAAAATGTACAAATGAACCTCAAATGCCAAGGGTCCAACTATAATTAATTAGGTTGGGGAGCAGCAGCCCAAGTATTTGTCAGTGAAGATAGGAATTGCATCAAGAACTAAAACTTACAGGTGCAAACAAGTAATAAGGCAACACAAGGGCATACCTCTCCTGCATAAGACAGCCACAATATTTTTCCCAACCTagcaacaagcaaacaaattagTAAGCGGTAAGGTAAAACAGGACAATGGCTGAAAGAGAAGGGGTTAGGAAAGGGACATTCAAGTGACCTAATTTCGATACGTACATACGATTTGATGAAACTCGGCGTAAATAGTGCAATGGCAAAAAGTAACTGAAAGCCGATATTGAAGACATTATCTGATATACATTGTCAAATTACTTTAAATGATCATATAAGAAATAGGCACCTCACCTTATTTATGTAGATTCAAACGTCACACATCAAGTTATAGATGTCTTTAATTATTCATAAAGGTTGTTAGTAATATTTGGTACCCGACACACATCCATGCTCCCTCACATGtgcacacaaaataaaaaaccaaaatccaaGTAAGAGGAAGTCAAGGCCCTAGTAGAGGTCCATTGAATGCAAAATGCAATTCCTTTGCTCAAATTTTCgagaaaaaaagagatgttAGTAACTGATGTTCAACTTTAAAAATCAGAACAATATTGAAGTACTTCTGAAGGAATGGTAGAAAAAGGATCTGTATGCTAGTCAACACTAAAATATCCTAATCTGTACATATTGAAAAAAGAGAGGTCAAGAAAAATTGTCTAATCTAGGGGGatcccaaacaaaaaaacaggGTTTAACTTTTCACCCTAGGAAGTACAACCTTGACAGATGATGAACCAATTGCTGAAAGTAATCTGATCTAATCATCCTGTCCTGATGCCTGCAATCCAGATGATCCAAGCAATGATACTTGCGCCCATTTTGAATGCAAGTAGTGACACCAAGCCCAAATTGGCCTGATTATAATGTACTTCATCACCAACTCTTATCACATTGCATGAAGGCATGGGATCATGATCATGAGCAGTTTGCATTTAGGGCAATGCCAATTATGACCAAACAGGCCACCAAGAACCATCCCATTTCTTCCAAGGACCATCTGGATCATTAACAGCATAATAACATTTTGAATGAAGCACCAATAGAAGAACTTCCTATgccccaccaccaccatcataCGCTGCGAACTCCAGCAGAAACAAGGAACCAGACTTCTCCAAATCTTGTACATAAATGCACTAAAGAATAGGTGAATAATCCTTGGATCATCATGATTTCACATCTGACTTCACTGCCATGTGCCTCTCAATCAGTTTGTCCACAAAGGAACGGATCTGCAAGTTTAAACATCAGAGGACAGCTCAGAAGAAAAGAAGTACCAAAACATTACAAGATACCACTAAGTCTTCATTTATCTCAAAGATATAGCTCTATGGCAAGGTGATAGCAACAAGGTTACTAAGCAGCAATAAATGAAAACTATTGCAGAAACTTACTTCCATTCAAGctagaaagaaaaaactatAACCAGGTATGTTGTCAAATAAAAAGCGTCCAGTAGTTATCCAAAATTTGAATGGGAAGTTCAGTGTCCAAGCCAACCCCAATGAAAGTGCTCTCAGGCAGCAATGATGCAATTAATGGGAACCAGTGTAGATAGCGTGAATTTTGTCTATTTAAAAGAAGTAGAGGAAGAAAGTTCCCGTGGTAAATGGAACTAATGtttaataaaatacaaatgGAATGCACACCTTGTTCCTGCGCTTGAAATCTAGAAACTCTGAAACAGCCATGGCTTTCTCTGCATCAGTGGCCTGCTCCATGACCTGAAAATTGAACTAAGAAAGGTAAGATGGGGGGAAAAAAAGGCAGTTGCAACCTGTTTAACCATGTCTCATTATAATAAGTCAGCATTAGATTTTCAACATGATataaagtgaaagaaaaaggtAAGATGAAACATTGATAACCTTCGTTGCAGTTTTTTTCATAATTGACTTATATCCTTCCTTATCAATTTTCCTTGCTTTATAAAGGGGCATGAGCAATGATGCAACATAATCCACAACAGCCTGCTTAATGCGGTCTGCCCCTCGAGGATGATTTTTTACAGACTCCTTGTTTACTGTAACTTGTGAAACAGAACTCTCGTTTGCCAGTCTATCATGATTCCAGGTCGGAAGTCTCCAACTTGTGTTTGAATCCTCCTCGTCCTTTAGTTGCACAGTAGAACGAAAGAAATCAGAATCAGCTGCAGCTGCTTGAGATTGCCATCTGTCAATTGCATGATAGTCCTTTATCCCCACACTACCAGCTGCATCAACCCATGCTTTAGTATAAATACTGCTGTCCACAGCCACACTTTCTCCAGAGTGCTCTCTGAAGTTCAAATGGCTGGCATTTGAGTGGCTCCGCTGTGAGAGGTTATCCACTGAAACTTTTGAACTATCAAGGTTAACACAAGTAGCCGAGAAATCAACAGACCAGTTCCTGACTTTGCAGTTCCTAGAGTCTATTTCTGATATACAATCTTGTCTTCCCAAAACACCACCAGACCACTTCCTTCTAGTATCATACTCATCCACTTGAGCATATTGATCCCGTCTAGCAAATTTGTGAAATGACGGTATTTTAGGAAGCTGCAGCAACGTGCTACACTTGGCTTCTGATGATGCATATGCCTGCAACATAAACCAACACTAAATTCCTCCAGAAACATAGtgaacaaaacagagaaaatagaaaaagattcatgaagggaaagaaaaaataaaaacagctTATGACAGACCATGCGGCTGCAGAAATGTAGTGCTATGGCACTTATGTCATCCATTCCATGTAAATACAAACATAATCGCATGCTATCCTAACCCACAATATACTTGGTTCATAATATCAACATAAGAAAAGGAAGGGCAGCATCCCACTGCATTCTTTTATGtaagtaaaagaaataatggCATCAACAGTCCAGACTAAATGAAATGGCTGTGTAGTTAAAGTCTTACTGCTAATCAAGGGTCAACCTTTATATTCAGATTTTCCAGCAATTTACACAAACTTGATACCAAAAGTAACTCTCAAAACCTCAACATAATACTGGAAAGTCATACTTAATGTGCAAAACGAAATAATGGGACACAGTTCATACCATGAACATCACATTTTCTGGGCACACTAATAAACATTAGAAAGAACGTAAAGGTGAGAACACAAAATAGGTGTTCAAAGGCACTGTAGCAAATCAAAAGAAACAAACCTCAGCAGCTGCAATTGCTGCAGCACGGGCTTCTTCTGCAGCAGCAAAGGCAGCCCGTTCTTCTTCAGACATAGCAGTGTTGTTGTCCTCCAGCTCAGTATCCCGTGCACCTATTGAACCTTGGGACCTTGATGTCAACTCCAATTTTGAGTCATTTGCAGTTTCACTTTTGACTGCTTTGCCATTCACTCTCCTCACATTTGCATTGGAAGGCAAATGACTTCCAGCAGATGCAGGAACCTGCAAGCTTCCTTTATTCTCCAACGCACCATGATGTGAGTGCAGAGGCGGCTTTCCCAATACTGGATCTTTAAGAGATTTTCGCTTCGCTGAATCTACAACAATTCCTTGCCTTGATAACTTTAATCCACCATTAGAAGCTTTTTCCTTGCGGAAGACTTCAAGCCACACGTTAACCAGCTGACTTGCTATTGCGCGTATATCACGGCTAGTATGCACACAAACTTTTTCTTTCACAGTTCTCCCTATGCCTACATCAACAttatcaacaattaaataataatgCAATAACATGAATTAAATACTTCTAGAATATGAGTTCATATCAACACAAATCCATACAAACACAATCATATGGGTGCTTTTACACaatattttaagaaagaatGGCTTACAATGAATCCTAATTAAAGTTTcataacaaaaaatttcatgccAAAATTATATTCCAATTACTTCAGCATGCCCCAGTTTAACACTTCAAGTAGAGCTTGAATATTCAGAGAGCTAATTTTAATGAAACTACATAATTGTTCTTCTGtactttgttgtttttttcagTTGAACATGTGAATGATTGTCTCAGAGAACTTTATCACCCTTCCAGGAACTTTCTTCCAGAAAAAGCCTAAGATGACAGAACTTATAATTTTAAATCAGCATAAAACTAAATcagccttttcttttattatttttcaccaGACACAACTCAATAAAGGTATGCATATGTGAATGCTGCAAACAAAACCAGAATGATCCATGATCAATCCATACCTGATGAGCGCACAGCCAGTAAATCAGTTGAAACAAGCACAAGTAGACGAACACAGTGCCGCAACAGTTGGGTACCGTCCTTCCCCATTGAGTCCTATCAAAAGTCCAATAGTATAGCATCAGAAATTTTGTTTAAGTATAATTAGCATTTGATGCTGTCAAAGTGTCAACAGCCAAAGAAATATATATGCGAATGAAAATTCCACATTGCCATtcatcaaaaaacaaaagaataatacACTAGGGAAGCCAAATAATACCAGTATCCATGAGTTGAGTGTAGTAAGCCCTCCTTTGGTCCCAGCAAAGGATTTCAAGGTTTCAACAGGAAGATCCAACAACTCTTTGGCCACATGCAATCGTCCTGCAGTGGTTTTTGCATTAAAGAACATCTCCTGTAGTAAAGCTTCCCTTGTCAAAATCCGAGCTCCATCCAAAGAGTTCTTGTAGAGGACATTAGAAAGCTCAACTGCATCAAGTCTCTTTGTTATGTCTCTGACTTCATCCCTCTCAAAGTCACTATGTCTATGTGCAGCCTCCATTGCCTCTACTTCTGCAGTGTAATCATTTCCAGTGCTCAATATGTCAATTATGCGCACTGCTTCCCGTAGCCCACTCATCATAGCACCACCAACTGTGTCAGGATGCTCCTTGCAGGTGGCTTCACCAGCAAAAAACAAACAGTTCTCTACAGGCCTGCCCAATAAATCATAATCTTCCCCAGATGCTCCAATAGCAACATAGGAGTAAGCACCATAGCTATAAGGATCCCTGCCCCAGTCTGTCACTACTGATGCAACCGGATTGGGGACTGAAGCCTCCCCAAAAAGTTTACGGAGAACCATTAATGCATGGTTTACATGATCAGATGAGCTCATATTTTGGCCATCTATAGCTGCCTTACCAACCACCAAAGCTATAAGAACAGGAGCCCCAACTGTTTTTCTGACATTCCAGAACATAAAGCATTGGCCTCTCTGATTTGTTACCTCCGCCGTTGCTCCAAAGTAATCCACAGAATCATTCCAAAACACTTCTGGAAACTCCAAAACTACTTTATTAAGAACTCCAAAACCAAGCCGTTGGATAGAAGAATGTTTCCATTGGGGTAAAGGTGGGGAAAACTTTATGCTTTCTGTTTTCAAGCACCCAAGTGGCACTGTAATCAGGACAGCATCTCCCAAAAATTCACTGCCATTGGAAGTAGATACTTTGACTCTATAACTCTGACTACCATTACTTCCAGGGTCCTTGGTGCCATATGAAACATCTGTAACCACATGGTTCAAGTGAATGGGAAGTCCTTCTCCAAGAGACTCAACAACAGTGCTGTAACCACCTTTAATCATACAATGAGCTCCCCCAAATCCTCCATAAACATCATCTTGGTTCCAGTAGGGAAGAGATACTTGCTTAAGTGGAGCAGCACACCCATATTCTAAATTAGCAAGATGCCAATCCATAACCCTCCGCTCCAGAGGACTCAAAATCTCCTCTTTAGAACAATTTATATCTGGAAAACTGCTGTCAACGGCAACTTTTTTGGAATCAAAGAAAGCATCTACAGAACTGTGCAGTTCAGTTTCTTCACTATTTGTTCCTGATCGTGCCGAACGACGACTCTTAAGGGCATATTCTAAGCCATCCTCAAGAGACATTCTCATCGCAAGTTCCCCCTTTTGGGCAACGAGCAATACCATATCATCAAGAAGACTGTTGTATTCTGCTTCCAAGGCTTCATCCAGATTTGCAGGAACTTTTTGACCTGTAACGATATCATAAAGAGGGCAATCACTGTTTAATATAGTCAACTCAAGGCCCAACTGTGCACAAACCAATGAGGAAGGATCCGGTCTTCTTTCAGTGTCCACATCAGCCTCAACACCAGTAATAATGCTAGCACCAAGATCCACCGGAACAGAGAGAGATGAGCGATCTGTAAAGACACGACCGCCTATCCTACTCCTAGCTTCAAGAAGAGTTACAGAAAAGCCCTGCCGTTGCAAGTGGCGTGCAGCAGTTAAACCAGCAGGACCAGCTCCTACAACAATGATTTTCTTTCTGACCTCTGAATCCCATTGCGGAGAGCCATTcaccacaacatgatcatctgAGGAAGATTGAATGGTATTTGAGTCATTCATTAACTCAGGAATGATGACAGGGAATGTTCCACCATCCAGTGTTTCACACAATGGACCTGTACTTAGAACAGGCATATTGAACAATCTGCCAGGTAGTTTTGTGTTAATGCTACCATTTTCTGGGTAATCATCAGCTAGGCATTCTTCACGTTCTGTTGCATCAGATAATTCAAGTGCAGCAGGAGTACCAAGGCCCCTACCTTTAGTAGCTTCAAGCATCTGATTTTCATTTTCAGGGATAACGTCACTCTTTGCCTCCATTGAAGTTTCAGAACTCTTCGCCTGACCAACAATAAAAGAAACTCCATCCTCCAAATCCGCAACTGAAGCCCCAGATTTTTCctcaatattttttccttttagaagCTGATAATTATGCTTAGCACTAATTTCTCCTTTCTCCTTCTCAGTAGCAATTCCAACATTTATATAACCCTGTCAAAATTTTCTAAGCATTAATTATGAACATGAAACAAGCCATATACAAAGAATAATTTAATccctcataatatatataacacaaaTTGCTGAAAAGATaataagcaaaagaagaaatgacaaaaagacatcaattttgacacaaaacataagggaaaaatattaaaaaaaaaccctcaagtTAACAATCGTTTGCGATAGAGCcccacaatgttcaaaaggtactaaagtagcacatcaaactaccaaaatgtataaaaaatgccacttatttttttatattcctataatacccctattcttttaaataattaaataattacaaaaaaaaacaatatttttaaaagaaaaaaaaaaaaccaatgggcaaataaatacaaaaaaaaaaaaagttttttggaataaataaataattagtcactgtagttggcacAAATTACAAcatatgaaagtaaaatcaaaggttcctaagatattccaaaaaaactaTTTAGTCTCTAGAGtcaaattatgtttaattaatatgacGAATTCTGTTAAATGTGACGTCAACGCCAATAAAATTGGCGACATGTGtcattcttatatatatataactttttttaaaaaaaaggaaagccgcccctttcctttttttctttttcttttttaaaaaaataatttttttagttttttattttataaattttttattttagtttttaaaagaataagggtattattggaatataaaaaaatatgtggcctttttgatacactttggtagtttgattgGCTACTTTAGCACATTTTAAACATCGTGAGACTCATTTAAAACGGCTGTTAGTTTGtaaggcttttttatatttttcccaaaacatAAATAACAGTTGATAAACTTTAGAAACAAACTTACACTCTGATCAAGAAACGCATAGATCTCCCTAATAAGTGTAGCACGTGGTGGCTCGTCCTCAAAACGAGTATCAGATACCCCACAGTCAGAAAGTGGTAAAATACGGCTAACATCTTTACTCCAAAGACCTAATATCTGATTCCTGCATTACACCAGGggatttcaaataaaaattaaaatataaataatctaAAAATAAACTTGGATATCTTTTTGTACGGGACCTATTTATGCTCATCCTCTTGCCGCAGCATCGAGCCACTAAACATGATCCCTTAAATAAACAGGCTAGCAACGCCAGAATATAATAAAAGAGTGTCATCAGAAAGACTCTGGTTTCCAGCTACAAGTGTCCACAGTCTCTTTACAAGTTTCATTCCTCAATGCTATAATAAAAATCTAGGAAAGTAAATCCAGTTGAAACTTCATTACATCAACAAAGGTTCAACTTCTAAACCagttttcaaccaaaaaatggGAGCAGCGTTACCTCCACAGATTGATATCAGCATATTTCCAAGTTAGGTGGTTGGGAAACAATAGAGCaaaatttactttctttttctttcctttttcagtGGTTGGTTACctgaataatataaaatgagtCTTATGGAATTCAAAATTAAGGGAATCTCCACTTAATCCTATGGCACCCAAAAAAAATGACTTTTGGCCATGGTTATAGTATACtcatacaaaaataacaagGGTTCACAATAACATCTACCCACGGTGCCTTCGTGTGAAAGATGGTGCCTTTGTATCTATTGTGGTGTATATGGAGGGAAACAAATGACAGAATTTTTGCAAACCGCAAGAGGACTTTGGAAGAGATTgaagctttatttttctttactttgttGTGGTGATTAGTTACCATGAttctcttgttcttttttcttcttctgcctAGGTGTTTTCTTATGTACACTTCCTGTGTATTTGGGGGAGCCtatcacttttaataatatctagattacttataaaaaaaaatctacccaTACCATA encodes the following:
- the LOC132191153 gene encoding lysine-specific histone demethylase 1 homolog 3 — its product is MDGEEKKSGSKKRSKPVESDDDEPIGSLLRLKRPRNPKKVKSGSESGGEGGKKVEVREERLEVESEDLGGMDDTLASFKKKLKGPKKDSGYGIIRGSSSSLNVADSSDRSLSGPVEDRECDEKSISKVVEKVRVTGDDGSDMTMDVGVEYKCKGKVKSRKINLTARTIDGHVTSDNDLESLGSGCNSLREQESGMWSVEGPDRSVDEHLEDSLSAFVRKAQSGLIRKSLASSSLKQKRDAQTLEDDGFSPCSESVSGTSKPVTLRRLRSGSASKLDCNSLKSKNKKPDGSFCEVSDCIEENDDSTRRLTSDSSNKEEIIRPRESRHDRSSKFILEDPSPVSPSSRSTSKGIQDEATEEPCGLNAQEGSKVDNDSSDQVCDGDFTCVQIKESISAPSQKAVMGTRTFKNRLKHCSTVDTSTLVHDVEKMPNSISGPEKMEEMYEFGKGEPNRGFRESLMQHSVGVPTMHVSNADLEISSSLVGTGILVTNYDDALLNKSCKFTPNEIFNSVSETVLEVSSKCVSHNSSPRLKMGETCSGGDGLNTCTEEPDLASDFLQKEHVMVSDVRLSPRTITSTGAHKSGLAVQLNHQEKISDTCLDPNKSFPSMQKCSSTLHQNQPSDDVSKGICALGHDYLSVNEEAYGDENEDNPEDAISVPDCENKDKKLSAVQRVVRKPKKHRHGDMAYEGDADWDILLHEQGFLESQGVVDSDLSFRTRAKCDTSSNIGAEAENGGAAAVSAGLKAHAAGPVEKIKFKEVLKRKGGLQEFLECRNQILGLWSKDVSRILPLSDCGVSDTRFEDEPPRATLIREIYAFLDQSGYINVGIATEKEKGEISAKHNYQLLKGKNIEEKSGASVADLEDGVSFIVGQAKSSETSMEAKSDVIPENENQMLEATKGRGLGTPAALELSDATEREECLADDYPENGSINTKLPGRLFNMPVLSTGPLCETLDGGTFPVIIPELMNDSNTIQSSSDDHVVVNGSPQWDSEVRKKIIVVGAGPAGLTAARHLQRQGFSVTLLEARSRIGGRVFTDRSSLSVPVDLGASIITGVEADVDTERRPDPSSLVCAQLGLELTILNSDCPLYDIVTGQKVPANLDEALEAEYNSLLDDMVLLVAQKGELAMRMSLEDGLEYALKSRRSARSGTNSEETELHSSVDAFFDSKKVAVDSSFPDINCSKEEILSPLERRVMDWHLANLEYGCAAPLKQVSLPYWNQDDVYGGFGGAHCMIKGGYSTVVESLGEGLPIHLNHVVTDVSYGTKDPGSNGSQSYRVKVSTSNGSEFLGDAVLITVPLGCLKTESIKFSPPLPQWKHSSIQRLGFGVLNKVVLEFPEVFWNDSVDYFGATAEVTNQRGQCFMFWNVRKTVGAPVLIALVVGKAAIDGQNMSSSDHVNHALMVLRKLFGEASVPNPVASVVTDWGRDPYSYGAYSYVAIGASGEDYDLLGRPVENCLFFAGEATCKEHPDTVGGAMMSGLREAVRIIDILSTGNDYTAEVEAMEAAHRHSDFERDEVRDITKRLDAVELSNVLYKNSLDGARILTREALLQEMFFNAKTTAGRLHVAKELLDLPVETLKSFAGTKGGLTTLNSWILDSMGKDGTQLLRHCVRLLVLVSTDLLAVRSSGIGRTVKEKVCVHTSRDIRAIASQLVNVWLEVFRKEKASNGGLKLSRQGIVVDSAKRKSLKDPVLGKPPLHSHHGALENKGSLQVPASAGSHLPSNANVRRVNGKAVKSETANDSKLELTSRSQGSIGARDTELEDNNTAMSEEERAAFAAAEEARAAAIAAAEAYASSEAKCSTLLQLPKIPSFHKFARRDQYAQVDEYDTRRKWSGGVLGRQDCISEIDSRNCKVRNWSVDFSATCVNLDSSKVSVDNLSQRSHSNASHLNFREHSGESVAVDSSIYTKAWVDAAGSVGIKDYHAIDRWQSQAAAADSDFFRSTVQLKDEEDSNTSWRLPTWNHDRLANESSVSQVTVNKESVKNHPRGADRIKQAVVDYVASLLMPLYKARKIDKEGYKSIMKKTATKVMEQATDAEKAMAVSEFLDFKRRNKIRSFVDKLIERHMAVKSDVKS